A single window of Micrococcaceae bacterium Sec5.1 DNA harbors:
- a CDS encoding MFS transporter, with protein MSNELSSVAAAPGDRSNGGPGTSPESGPNHTVSNHTVSKDTRRRVVTASFIGNFVEWFDYAVYGYLAGIISTVFFPESDRQTALLATFGVFAVSFFVRPLGGFIWGHIGDRLGRKQALSLSIVLMSVATFCIALIPGYATIGVMAPILLLLVRVVQGFSAAGEYAGASAFLVEYAPSNRRGLYAAVVPASTAAGLLLGSLLAALLSSVLTPEQLNDWGWRLPFLLAAPMGLIGRYIRTKLEDTPAFRELSEKEPAVKAPALAMFKTYRKQLIIATGAVLLNAVGFYVILSYMPTYLSVELGFGAAESFLATTIALASYIGFIFLTGIASDKFGRKRMLITASVLFVVLTVPAFMLLDTRNFLVIVLVQILLGGMLTLNDGTLPSFLAELFPTKVRYTGFAVSFNLSNALFGGTAPFMATLLIGMTHNQLAPGWYLVAAALVSLIAVLFAAETSKKPLQQV; from the coding sequence ATGAGTAATGAACTTTCCTCTGTGGCAGCCGCTCCGGGAGATCGGTCCAATGGCGGACCCGGCACCTCTCCCGAATCCGGCCCCAATCACACAGTCAGCAATCACACAGTCAGCAAGGACACGCGCCGACGCGTCGTCACTGCGAGCTTCATCGGCAACTTCGTCGAGTGGTTCGACTACGCCGTCTATGGATACCTGGCCGGCATAATCTCGACCGTTTTCTTCCCGGAATCCGATCGCCAAACAGCCTTGCTGGCGACGTTCGGTGTCTTTGCGGTCAGCTTCTTCGTAAGACCGCTTGGCGGATTCATCTGGGGCCACATCGGAGACAGGCTGGGCCGGAAGCAGGCGTTGTCGCTCTCGATCGTCCTGATGTCGGTGGCCACGTTCTGTATCGCCCTGATCCCCGGGTACGCCACTATCGGCGTGATGGCCCCCATCCTGCTGCTGCTCGTAAGGGTGGTCCAGGGCTTCTCCGCTGCAGGCGAATACGCCGGCGCGTCCGCCTTCCTGGTGGAGTATGCGCCTTCGAATCGCCGCGGCCTCTATGCCGCCGTCGTGCCTGCCAGTACCGCAGCGGGTCTCCTGCTGGGCTCCTTGCTGGCCGCCCTGCTGAGTTCAGTCCTGACGCCAGAACAGTTGAACGACTGGGGTTGGCGCCTGCCGTTCCTGTTGGCAGCGCCCATGGGCTTGATCGGCAGGTACATCCGTACCAAGCTCGAGGACACGCCCGCGTTCCGTGAGCTGTCCGAGAAGGAGCCCGCAGTCAAGGCTCCGGCACTGGCGATGTTCAAGACCTACCGTAAGCAACTCATCATCGCCACGGGCGCAGTGCTGCTGAACGCAGTCGGCTTCTACGTGATCCTCAGCTACATGCCCACATACCTGTCAGTGGAACTGGGCTTCGGAGCGGCGGAATCGTTCCTGGCTACCACGATCGCCCTGGCCAGTTACATCGGCTTCATCTTCCTGACCGGCATCGCGTCGGACAAGTTCGGCCGTAAACGGATGCTCATCACCGCGTCTGTCCTGTTCGTGGTGCTGACCGTCCCTGCGTTCATGCTCCTGGATACCCGTAACTTCCTGGTGATCGTGCTGGTCCAGATCCTGCTGGGCGGAATGCTCACCCTCAACGACGGCACGCTACCCAGCTTCCTGGCCGAACTCTTCCCGACGAAGGTCCGCTACACGGGCTTCGCTGTCAGTTTCAACCTCTCCAACGCGTTGTTCGGCGGCACTGCGCCGTTCATGGCAACGCTCCTCATCGGCATGACCCACAATCAGCTGGCCCCCGGCTGGTACCTCGTGGCTGCCGCCCTTGTTTCCCTCATCGCAGTCCTGTTCGCCGCCGAGACTTCCAAGAAGCCACTGCAGCAGGTCTGA